The sequence below is a genomic window from Sulfurimonas sp..
ATGCATTGACAAACTTTGCCATGATGAAGTTCATAAAAGAATCCTTTACAACAATGAAGAACTAGATCTTTCAAAAAAAGAGTATCAACTCTTGCTTTTACTTATGAAGCATGTAAATTCAACTGTTCCTAAAGAGCTTATTTTGGATGAGTTATGGAGTATTGGAGAGGGTGGAAGTGACGGTGCATTAAGGGTTTATATAAACCGTATTAAGCAGTTGCTTCCTGATGTAAATATTCAAAATATAAGAGCAGTCGGATACAAACTTGTTTTATAATCTACGTCTAAATATTTTTATATATTACTTTTTTACAACCATAGGTTTTTTGGGTGTATTTTACTATTTTTTAGAAGTTTTAGCATTTGATGATCCTTACCTTCTCTTAGCAATTTTGGCAACACTGGCTATATTTTCAGGTGTGTTTATATCAAAGCTTGCCGTGAAACCTCTAACAGATCATTTAAATAATATTGAGCAGCTCTCAAAAGAGACTCTACATGAGTTAAACCTTCCAATAGCAACCATTAAAACAAATTCACAGATGCTCAAAAAAAATATAACAAATGAAAAAGATATAAAAAGAATCTCAAGAATTCTAAGTGCATCAGATATGCTTCAACAACGTTATAACGAGCTTGATTATATGATCAAAACCCATACTACAAAAGAGATAGATGAAGAGTTTTATCTAGATACGCTTGTTAAAGAGCGTGTAGAGTTTTTACAAGGGATCTATCCAAACAAAAAAATAAATTCAGAACTTGAACAAACACAGATTACAAATGACAAGATAGGTCTAAGTAAGGTAATTGACAATATTATTGATAATGGGGTAAAATACAGCCAAAATAACGACAATATAGATATTATTTTAAAAAATAAAAAACTAACCATCCAAGATTACGGTCAAGGAATGGATGAAAATGAAGTCGTTCGTGTATTTGACAAATACTATCAAAGTGATTCAGATGCACAAGGTTTTGGAATCGGGCTTAG
It includes:
- a CDS encoding sensor histidine kinase codes for the protein MFYNLRLNIFIYYFFTTIGFLGVFYYFLEVLAFDDPYLLLAILATLAIFSGVFISKLAVKPLTDHLNNIEQLSKETLHELNLPIATIKTNSQMLKKNITNEKDIKRISRILSASDMLQQRYNELDYMIKTHTTKEIDEEFYLDTLVKERVEFLQGIYPNKKINSELEQTQITNDKIGLSKVIDNIIDNGVKYSQNNDNIDIILKNKKLTIQDYGQGMDENEVVRVFDKYYQSDSDAQGFGIGLSLVKRFCDKQNIKLSIDSKPNVGTKIILEFK